CGTGGCAATACCCACCAAAAGAAAGGGGGTCTGTCGTACTCAAATGCATATAACCCAATTGAGACATTGTGGTATAGGCTAAACCTCGCTTAATGTCTTTTTGAGCAAGAGCCAAAGTAGCTCCTAataatactattattattccTATAACTGAGATCAAATACATTATGTAAGGTATAACTCTGAAAAGAGGAAGAACCGAGCTACAAGAAAAATTCCCGCtgcttttaaatttttaataaattttctttttcaattttggtatttttctttgattttatctAAATCTTCTCCCGCAAATAATCTTTCCGATTTCAAGGCATTTTCTTAAAAGATAAAGAAATGTATGCTTGTGTTAAGGCAAAAAAGTGTATTGCATTACCTGCCCTGCGAATTACTCTTCATACCCATTGTACCCTGCCCCCAGAAgacaaaaagaaagagaaaattatCCTGTGCAATTGCCATCTATTGTTCTTTGTCTGGCAGTGTAATTGATTTTTAACTTCCTTGTCTCCTTGTTCCTCACACTCTGAGGTTCTTAATTTCTAGGAGAGAATTATGGTTGCGGATGATTTCTGTTTCAGTTAGTGAGTTGAGGCTATGAAGTTAAAATAAGTTCCATCTCTGAAAGGTGCATATTTTGTGCTCACAGGTTTGGCAACACCGCATATCTATTCATTTCTGTGGCCTTCATCCAGATGCTCAAAGCTCTGAGTATGTCCATAAACTGTATTCTTTTCTAGTTACAAATTCCTGTGCTTGGGAATCTACTGAATGGCTGTAGCTTTCTCTGTATTGAAATGACAGTGCCGGTGGCCACCTTTGTCATGGCTGTTATTTGTGGAACTGACAAACTAAGATGCGATGTATTCTTGAACATGTTTTTGGTCAGTGTTGGTGTTGTAATATCATCCTATGGGGAAATTCACTTCAACGTAGTGGGTACAGTTTACCAGGTGACTGGGATATTTGCTGAGGCTCTTAGGCTGGTGTTAACTCAAGTTCTTCTCCAGAAGAAGGGATTAACACTCAATCCTATCACCAGTTTATATTACATAGCTCCATGCAGGTATTCTTCGATCTTCTAAGGTTGACTTATCTCTTTACATTTGGTCAAGCCCGTGTTTTTTTCCAGTCTATATGATGAGTCAGAACTTGGCTGTCAATGAGTCCAAGCCTTCCCTGTATTCACCACACTCTGGAATCAGAGGGAAAAGGACAGCAGGGAATAGGACCTTCCTTAGATTGGTATCTTTTAATAGGTTGGAGTAACTTCTTGATAGGTCCCGAATACAGTAACTGCTTACATTCATATCATCCTACTGCACCTAAAGTCTGTTGAAATAGGAATTACTTTATCTAAAACTTAAGCTGTTAGAGGAAggatacttttatttatttattttagttttgcAGTAGAATCAGATATAACATAGAAATTGGGCGTTAGACCGAATCATTTATTTGTTACAATCTGCATAAACAATTGTAAACAAAATTGAAAGGTCTTGTGTCATGGTTGGTAGTAAACATGGTATAGAAAATTGATGGATTTTATTATTAACTGTTGTTTGCTGCTGTGTTGCCAAAGTAGAGTATGTGCTTATAAACAATGacaaagttaaaacttcaacaGATCCCCTGGTTCCAACAGCATGTGTGTGCTGCTTCTGGGTGACCATGGCACTCTGCATAGCATATGTAGTCCTCATAACTTTTTTGTTCTTCCGCATTTGTTTTCGGTTATCTACATAGGGTTTTACCTAAAGGACATATGTTTGATGAAATAAGGCAATCTAATATTTTCTTGCTTTATTTCTATAAGGATATGGTTTCACATTGCTTTATTCACTTTAGAACTGGATCCTTTGTGATGGATTGGCTCGCATCAACAGGGTTATATTTCTTATGCCATAACTTGTATAATATACTTTTAAGAAACAAGAGATATTAGGCTGCGGATTtcccttgtcataaaaaaacaaagaaacaaGAGATATTAGCAATTAATTTCTGTAAATATGCAGTCCTGTGTATAAATCTTTCCTGCATGccatgcataaatatatcttgGCATTTATGAAGTCAAAAAAGTGCTGTTGATGTTGACAAGGTGGATAGCTACTTACTAGTTTGATTGTGGTAGTGTTGGCAACTGTAATGTGAACGGTTTTCTCTATACAAAGAGATAGACGGTTTACGGTTTATCTGTATGCTGTGATATGCAATGGCTGTTTTACATATTTGCTTACATTTTTCCTCCACTATGAGGTAGTTTCTATAAACTACTGGCTTCATAGGCAAACATTTTATGTTTCCGCAATGAGTGAGTAATTTCCTGTATTTCAAATGTCAGTCTTCTGTTGTCTAGAGTCTCATGCTAGTGAATATTGTGCTGTTTCTTGCGGTACTTatcattttatgttttattatgCAGCTTCGTCTTTCTTTTTATCCCCTGGTATCTTTTGGAGAAACCTGAAATGGAAGTCTCACAGATCCAATTCAATTTTtggattttcttttcaaatgcACTTTGTGCACTTGCTTTgaatttctcaattttcttagTGATTGGTAGAACTGGTGCTGTAACCATTCGAGTGGCTGGTGTCTTGAAAGATTGGATATTAATTTCCCtttcaactttaatttttcCGGAGTCAACGATTACCACTCTTAACATTACAGGCTATGCCATAGGTAAGCTTACTATTCCATATTTCTGGGAACTTTATGCTAACAAGCACCATATTGATGAAATTTTGTTTTGTATAGCATTATGTGGTGTCGTGATGTATAACTACTTGAAGATCAAGGACGTACGAGCATCCCAGCTTCCTGTAGATACTATTATAGATCGAACAGCTAAGGTCAGATTTTGTTCTGACTTTCAGACTTTGCCTTTGCTTTCAGTTTTTATATTTCAGTTTTTTGATCCATTGTTTTCCATTCCTGGCCTGTTTTCTGATTTTCTAAGAGGAACATAAGCATATATGGATGCTTCTTTTGTTTCTTAGGGAGTTGGTGTTTCTTGTTTCAAGCATCAAAACTGAAATATAAAACAGTTAACATTCTATTGTGTTTACAAGAGAAAAGCTGcattataaatatttcatacGTAACAGATGCTTATAATCACTTAATGCCAGCAATGGATAAGCTTACTATATATCTTCTGCCTCTCCCACTTTTACCCCTTTCTGGTTGAGGTCAAGATTGTTATTGGCTTCCTCTACTGTTTTTAGGCCTTATCGTTTTCCTTTTGTGTGGGTCAAGGGTGTATTTTCTAATCCAATTGCTTGTTGTGCTCATCatgtttgaaatgaaagaaccTGAAAAGAAATATATCTGATTAAGTCACATGCATCCAAGGGTGTAGCATAGCAGTCAATGAAGTCGGTGAAGAAAAAACACTAGGTAATTTCTTTCCTATTTGCCTTAGTGTTGGTACACAGAATTCCAGTATACGTATTAGTGGGAGGTAGTATGTACCCAGTACCTGGTGAAACAGTCGAGGTGCACTATTGAATATTTGATGATACATTTTGTGTCTTGTCCTGGACACCAATGTTATTAGAAAAGAAGTCACATGACTGCTAGTTAACTGTCTTTCAGTGTTGTCAAAGGATCATTTAAAGTGGGCTTAAGCCCTGAAGTTCAGAAAGCTTGGATAAGACACTTTGTGTCGCTTAAGCTGTGCTTCGGTGTAGGCCAGGCACTAAGTCGTGCACCTCATTGCCCATGAGTTCTATCTTGAATAATGCTAAAGAACAAATACAATTGGTAACTAAGTGTATTAGTTAAGGAGAAAGTTGTAAATGCATTTGTTACATTTATCTTGAACTACATATATACTTCTTCTTTTTCCCCTTGCACCTTTTCTTACTAAAGCCCACATTTGAAATGTGGTTTGTGCTTAAAGCCCCGATAGACCTAGAGTGCTTCTTAGAGCTTTTCTCCTTTGACAAAACTGCTATCTTTGTTAATCGTGAGAGTTCGACTTTCATTCTATTAAAAGTATGTCTTACCTTTACTTTACCTTCTACAGGAGCTTAAGATGGAGAAGAAGTCATCTGATCTGTACTTGCCAGAAGATAATGCTGATCTTGGGGGAAACCGTACAAAGAATGGTTCTTCAGATCCAACAGTGGATGAGGAAGCACCTTTAATACCATCAACTAGAATCTCTCATCTTGGGCGAAGCAACCTCTCATCGTGAGCattataagtttcttaaaatgtcatttttgatgCAGTTTCAGTTGTCAGATTATAGATCAAACGGATTGAAGAGAGCAGGTCTTGTGTATACACCCCCCACCATTTTGCTAGTTGCTGCATTTCTTTGCAAAGTGCTTACTGCTATTAAACACTAGTAAGGTCATATGTTGTAATATTTTAGGGCTATTGACATTCAACGAACTATTATTCTTTTATTCACATTATACACTCAACCATATATGCATATTGTGATCATACATTCAATTGGGTCGTGCCTCGGCAATCTAGAGTTTGAATGTGTTTCAGCTGAAAAGTGTATTCACCCAAAATAATTACTGTCATAGCAGACAGGGCAACCAGTTGAATCCAATAAAACCATTTTTTGTTACAGTATCTCTCCATGTTAGGGGTATCAAAATTAGCccataaaaatattatccatcCGATTCAGCCCTACCTATTCATTTAACACCCCTTGTTAATGCTACTGAATTGAAGTTTATTTAAGAAGTATTTCGGAGATGAAATGGTGATTTGAAAGTGTTGTTCAACTTCaaatactctttttttctttcagtcACAAAATTTTAACTATTGTGAACTTTTTCAAGAAAACTATTAACTATTCAActacaactttaattttcacaaatttcttttcatttcaacttcatagaatcttttcttttttcagcTTCAACTCGACTTTCTTCAAGCAGAACAATTtcggtttttttttttcttcatataacCAACCATTAGCGGCTTAGCATTAGCTGTAGATCCATTTTTAGTACAAAAAGCCCAGTGGCCACTTTTTGGTCGTGTCTTAGGAAGATAGTCAATGTCATGGAGTTTGAAACTCCGTGATCAGAGTTTCACATGTGAAATTTAAGACTATGACATTCTCAATTACCTAAGCTGTAGTTATTCGGGAATTTAATAcctaacaacaataacatatcaaatgaAATTTTACTAAGTGGGGTCGGGAGAGGATAGAGTATTGCAGATCTTACCACTAGTTTCCGAAGGACGTGAATTTAATCCCCATTTTTTATTTAGGGTGTGtatggtatgaaggaaaatgttttcttggaaAACAAGTTGGTTTCGAAcatattttctcatgtttgattggggagtgaaaaatatttttcggaattttttttctattgtttGGTTAGTGaatgaaaatatcttttagaaaatattttttatttttagctagagagtagaaaatattttttaggaaaatagtTTCTAATATGAAAATCAACCCTAGTAATTGACTCGGGATCCGATCCCGACAACTGATGTAGGTCCCAACTCGACTTTCAACCCAAGATTCGACTTTCAAATTTACACTCGATTCCGACTTTCTAATCGAAATCTGACCACACTCAACTCCAGACCTAACTTTCAAatagtttgatttttttaaaaaataatttttaaattttttttgggaGTGGGCCGGGGTGGGAGGTTGGGGGCTGGTAAGGGGATTGGAGTTAGGAGTGGggtgaaaaatgaaaattttaaaacttgaaatatttttcaaaaacaaaattttaaattatttttttttacttgtgtGTATGTgagagggggggggggctgcTTGGGGTTGGGGGTACGTGGTGGAGGtgggataaaaaaataaaaattttaaaatttaaaatatttttaaaaataattattatttttttatgtttgtaaggggggggggggtgctTGGCGTGGGGGGTCGAGGTGGGtggaataaaaaaatgaaaattttcaaaagttgaaaaataaatttttaatttttttttgtggggggggggggggtctgGGGGAGGGGGCCTGGTGGGTTGGGGGGCTAGTAAGGGATtgggtaaaaaaataaaacttttaaaatttgaaatattttttaaaaataaatttttatattttttttgtggagCGGGGGGAGGGGGGCCTGTGAGGGTGGTGGTGGTGGCTGGGAGGGGGtgggttaaaaaaataattttttttaaattttgaagtatttttttaaaaaaataaagtttttaattattttttgtgggGGGAGGGAGTATGGGTAGGATGATCGAGGTAGAAAtgggataaaaaaataaaattttcaaaatgtgaaatattttttttcaaaaataaatttttaattttttccttaaaagaaaatttcaaattttttttggggggaggGGGATCGTGGTAGGGGTGAGTAAGAAGAAAACATTGCAATTTGATGTTAGAGAagagttttgaaaaatgtttttcttaagTTTTTTAAGAAAGTCGTTTtccttgaatttgagaaaaataagattcgaaaaacattttccaaaatatttaagtCAATCAAACATTAGAAAATTAGACATTTGTTTtccttcgtaccaaacacaAGCGCCCAGTTGTAGGTTTGTAGCTTCAAATAGTCAAATGTAAATGTTTGTGGCTTTGTCTCATGTGGATCAAATACTCGGCCCAGAATTTTCCAAGCCTGATTTGGAAAACACAGGGACAGTACGGATATATATAGATGAGGCTGAAAAACATCATCTTATCCACCACCATCTCATCAAAAATCTAAGAAATGCAACCATTCTGATATGTTGTTAACTAGTCATTGTTGTTTAATTTGCCTATTTTACATCAATAATAGCAACTCATGGAGGCACAATTGTCGTGCAATAAAACGTACAATTGTATAGGTAAGTTCCCACTGAAATCCTTGCACTTCTTCCTGTTTTTATGTAGTTAAAACAGTGAGTTCTTTCTGCATTATTGATGGTGGAATAACTTTGCATTATGCAAAAAGTTAGAACCTTCATATTGATTTTGGAAATGGGTTGTTGTCTCCAGAGAGACGGATATACTTTGCTCTAAGTGGTGTAAGAGATATTGATTCGTCGCCTTTTTTACTTAATATGTATCTATAAATGAAGAGATCGCGTATAATATGAAAAATGATCCTTGTTATTATAACgatttattcaatttttcacTTCTTCAAATCTTGACACTACTTACGGAAAATTTTGTGTATGCCACTGGTTGTGTCTTGTGCAATCTTCACTATCTATGATTAGCTTTTGGAATTGAGATAGATCTAAAGTTCATTTTCTTGAATGTTAAAACGCATTCCTATATATTCTTAATATACTCAATCAATATTATaaatctttcattttaaattgttcaTACTTTGAATGCCGTTTGGAGTGTTAAGAATTTGGAAATGAATTATTATCTCATCTATGATCTTGAGATAATTCTCAATTTGTAAACATCCAACAATGAAAAAGAACCTTGTAGTAAGGTAAAGTACACAAAATTTATTAGTAATTATTActtatatttcatatatatcAGGGACAAAGACATGGAGAGTTCAACATCCACTCCAAATTTTACGTACAAGTAATTGGCAGCAACCTATTTTTCAACCTTTTAATTCCTCATTTTTCCACAGTGTGACTTGTAGACGCATCCACCTCAATGGAACAAAGGTATCTTTGTCTTCCCCTTTGTATTAGAACTGATTAAAGTATGTCCAATTCATGTTGATAGTTTGGCTCAATCATGTTTCTGTCATTACTTAATTGGGCCAAAATTATCTTTATTTCTTACGAAACTTAATCGGGCATAATTAGAGGACTAATAAGAGCATATTTGGACCTACATGCATATTATattggaaaaattatctaaatacacaacttattttatcatattctctaaaatttcctttcatttgaaaattttacaaaaatcCCCACTCTCTTCTATTCTCGGATACATTACTTTACTTAATGTATCGAGATGTACGCGATGTATCGAGACGTTGGGTGATGTATCCAAAATCGAAACTCGAGGACGTTGAGCGATGTATCCAAAATTGGGACGCAATGTATTTGGGCGTTTTG
The sequence above is a segment of the Solanum dulcamara chromosome 11, daSolDulc1.2, whole genome shotgun sequence genome. Coding sequences within it:
- the LOC129873268 gene encoding probable sugar phosphate/phosphate translocator At3g17430 isoform X2, which translates into the protein MNSIFVWGNYCAGDNVSSFHTALGLGDMLVAMQMNFHVVSPVKMTLEIYATCVIPISAFFAASLWFGNTAYLFISVAFIQMLKALMPVATFVMAVICGTDKLRCDVFLNMFLVSVGVVISSYGEIHFNVVGTVYQVTGIFAEALRLVLTQVLLQKKGLTLNPITSLYYIAPCSFVFLFIPWYLLEKPEMEVSQIQFNFWIFFSNALCALALNFSIFLVIGRTGAVTIRVAGVLKDWILISLSTLIFPESTITTLNITGYAIALCGVVMYNYLKIKDVRASQLPVDTIIDRTAKELKMEKKSSDLYLPEDNADLGGNRTKNGSSDPTVDEEAPLIPSTRISHLGRSNLSS
- the LOC129873268 gene encoding probable sugar phosphate/phosphate translocator At3g17430 isoform X1 — protein: MMISKELLLTYFYLLVYIVLSSGVILYNKWVLSPKYFNFPLPITLTMIHMGFSGLVAFFLIRVFKVVSPVKMTLEIYATCVIPISAFFAASLWFGNTAYLFISVAFIQMLKALMPVATFVMAVICGTDKLRCDVFLNMFLVSVGVVISSYGEIHFNVVGTVYQVTGIFAEALRLVLTQVLLQKKGLTLNPITSLYYIAPCSFVFLFIPWYLLEKPEMEVSQIQFNFWIFFSNALCALALNFSIFLVIGRTGAVTIRVAGVLKDWILISLSTLIFPESTITTLNITGYAIALCGVVMYNYLKIKDVRASQLPVDTIIDRTAKELKMEKKSSDLYLPEDNADLGGNRTKNGSSDPTVDEEAPLIPSTRISHLGRSNLSS